A part of Desulfofundulus salinus genomic DNA contains:
- a CDS encoding rhodanese-like domain-containing protein, which yields MHVFKNIGAVLVLVLVLSIGSVGCSSSGESTAVQAPLASASPERQDNSNVINTDEKQPGQTASAVSPQGPPIARENAGQVKEINARELAEMISSTQNLFLIDVSTPGEYKEGHIKGSLPGDLRLLRTRPEQYLESLGAMPSDAIVLICETGSKSYRVAEVLLGTKYQNVYNLAGGKIDWVREGFDLVTEDGKS from the coding sequence ATGCATGTGTTTAAAAATATAGGCGCCGTGCTTGTCCTGGTACTGGTTTTATCAATAGGCTCGGTGGGGTGCTCAAGTAGCGGGGAAAGTACTGCCGTGCAAGCGCCGTTAGCGTCTGCATCACCTGAGCGGCAGGATAATTCAAATGTAATAAATACTGATGAAAAACAGCCCGGCCAAACTGCTTCGGCTGTTTCCCCACAAGGCCCGCCCATCGCCCGGGAAAACGCCGGCCAGGTTAAGGAAATCAACGCCCGGGAACTGGCCGAAATGATATCTTCCACACAAAATTTGTTTCTTATTGATGTCAGCACGCCGGGGGAATACAAAGAGGGCCACATCAAAGGTTCACTGCCGGGAGATTTAAGACTACTACGGACCAGGCCGGAACAATACCTGGAGTCGCTGGGAGCAATGCCATCAGATGCTATTGTGCTGATATGCGAAACGGGCAGCAAAAGTTACCGGGTGGCGGAAGTATTATTAGGTACCAAATACCAAAATGTATATAACCTGGCCGGCGGTAAAATTGACTGGGTGCGCGAAGGATTTGATTTGGTTACGGAGGACGGCAAGAGTTAA
- a CDS encoding MauE/DoxX family redox-associated membrane protein, which produces MKILHNDYFQLAVRLIMGGLFLYAGLGKIFAPLDFAASVYNYKLLPDELIGPVAVAIPWIETLAGVCLLLGLNTKGGALVISGLLTMFITILIVSAARGLDVECGCFSGVERTVGFLAIFEDMVMLAGALFVLYFDRVKLTPYTFLTRRNKS; this is translated from the coding sequence ATGAAAATTTTACATAACGACTATTTTCAATTAGCGGTCAGGTTAATTATGGGTGGGTTGTTTCTCTATGCGGGGCTTGGCAAAATATTCGCACCTCTGGATTTTGCCGCCTCGGTGTACAATTATAAACTCCTGCCGGATGAACTGATTGGCCCGGTGGCTGTGGCCATCCCGTGGATAGAAACTTTGGCCGGGGTTTGTTTGTTGCTGGGATTAAACACAAAAGGCGGCGCCCTGGTAATATCCGGGTTGCTAACCATGTTCATTACCATTTTAATAGTTAGTGCCGCCCGCGGTCTGGACGTGGAGTGCGGTTGTTTCAGCGGAGTGGAAAGAACGGTGGGTTTTCTGGCCATTTTTGAAGATATGGTCATGCTGGCCGGTGCCCTGTTTGTCCTTTACTTTGATCGAGTCAAACTAACCCCATATACATTCCTCACCAGGAGAAACAAGTCATGA
- a CDS encoding rhodanese-like domain-containing protein yields MVVKSLSGELLAEIQQKQLADLKAKAEQLSPDIKFIDLVSAKKLFDERQAIFLDARSPEEYMEGTITGSIGISLMSVVKGEVEIEKLIPDRNAVIVTFCSGGECDVGVEMARELVDRGYTNVYVLGEGYPGWLEAGYPVFKPEGSAAR; encoded by the coding sequence TTGGTAGTAAAGTCACTTAGCGGCGAACTACTGGCCGAAATTCAGCAAAAACAGCTTGCTGATCTCAAAGCAAAGGCGGAGCAATTAAGCCCCGATATAAAGTTTATCGACCTGGTTTCCGCCAAAAAACTGTTTGATGAACGGCAGGCTATTTTTCTGGATGCCAGAAGCCCTGAAGAATATATGGAAGGGACTATTACCGGCTCCATTGGTATATCCCTGATGTCGGTGGTCAAGGGGGAAGTGGAGATAGAAAAATTAATCCCCGACCGGAATGCCGTTATTGTGACCTTTTGCAGCGGCGGGGAATGCGATGTGGGGGTGGAAATGGCCAGGGAACTGGTGGACCGGGGTTATACCAACGTTTACGTGCTGGGTGAAGGTTATCCCGGTTGGTTGGAAGCGGGTTATCCCGTATTTAAACCGGAAGGAAGTGCTGCAAGGTGA
- a CDS encoding Spy/CpxP family protein refolding chaperone yields MKKKIVILTVTLVLALSIAQVASAAGMGWGGGPRMLDSDNWVSPVDALNLTDQQIETMQQLQKNCFEQTGDLRDKLRDLMFDLRQYRLQKDPDQAQIDAKIKQINDLKSQLYEIKMQTREQMQSQLTTEQLAEMAKMRGFGKHGARGFSGFNGAN; encoded by the coding sequence ATGAAGAAGAAAATAGTAATCCTTACTGTGACGCTGGTGCTGGCGCTCAGCATCGCCCAGGTGGCTTCAGCCGCCGGCATGGGCTGGGGCGGCGGCCCGCGGATGCTGGACAGCGACAACTGGGTCAGCCCGGTAGACGCCTTAAACCTCACCGACCAGCAAATTGAAACGATGCAGCAGCTGCAAAAGAACTGTTTCGAGCAAACCGGAGACCTGCGGGACAAGCTGCGGGACTTGATGTTTGACCTGCGGCAGTACCGTCTGCAAAAGGACCCCGACCAAGCTCAGATTGACGCCAAAATCAAGCAAATCAACGATCTGAAGAGCCAGTTATATGAAATCAAGATGCAAACCAGGGAGCAGATGCAATCTCAACTAACCACTGAACAACTGGCGGAGATGGCCAAGATGAGAGGCTTTGGTAAACACGGCGCCCGCGGGTTTAGCGGGTTTAACGGGGCTAACTAA